The genomic region CGAGCGCCACGGCCGTGGCCCAGGTCCGGCCCCGCAGGTCGGCGCCGCAGGGCCCTTCTGCCCCCTCGGAGCCCTCGGTGTCCGAGCCCCTCCCACTGTCCACCTGGCCGGGTCCCTCAGAGCCAGTGCTGGGGGACGGGCTGCAGGAGGCCGTGGCGCTGTCGCCCTGGCCCACAGCAGAGCCCAGTAGGGCCCAGGGTGAGGACGCCGAGGTAGGGCTGAGGCTGGCGCGGTGCGCAGAAAAGGGAGAGGCGCGGCACAGGCGCTCCTGCGGGATGCGCACGGCTGCGCAGAAGGGCGCGTCCAGGCGGAAAGAGCCGGGTGCCTCCTGCAGGCGCACCTgaggagagaggaggtggggggaaAAGCGAGATGAGACAGCGCCCCGGCCCTGACAAGTCCACCCTCCACCTCCCGAGTCCTCACCAAGGGCAGGTAGTCATGGTAGCTGCCTTCGAGGTTGCCATCACGGGCCTGAGCCATGTTGGGGCTGCAGGGCCTGTGGCTATCCGAGCCCTTGACCCTCCGGCGGCTCAGGTTGAGCCTCGAGagagggtggggggggtggggggtgaggactTTCGGTGGGGGCTGCGAGGTCCCCTGCCCCAGACTTGGAGTTGCCATTTTGGCCGAAGTCCCAGGCATCTACCGAAGAGTCTCCCTGAGGTCCTGCAGTGAGGTAAGTCAGTGCCACTGGGTGGTTTCTAAACCTTGTTCCCTACCCTTTCCCCAAATTTGGTTGTTACCTTTGGAGTAGGTGACTGTGGGCAAAAGGGCTGCATCTAGAGAGCCCTGAGAAGCAGGAGGGGTGCCTGGGATATCAGCTGGCTCTGCAAGGGGACAGGGGTCAGGTTTGTCAGGGAAGGTGGCCAGTGAGGTGAGGAGCCACACCTAAGAGGTCACCAGGGGTGGGAGCTTACCTGAACTCTGCACCTGCAGGACGGTAGGCAGGGCCTCCCGAGTGGTAGCATCCACAGCTACAGGGAAGGTGAAGCACGAGGGGGCAGAGCTGACCTTGCTTGTCTGAAGGGCTCGAAGCCAGAATCTCCGGGCATGGCCTATGAAACCAAGGATCAGCCTGCTGAATATGAGGGGGCACACTCCTACCACCCACCCTCTACAGAAGGCTTCATAGAAGAAAATCTCAGCACTTCCCACAGCCTCTTTCTCTGTCAACTTTTGAACAGAGTGGGGTGCCTTCTCAAGCCCTGAAGCAGCTCAGACTCCCAGAGAGAGCATTGACCATGGCAGCTTTTCTACCCACCCATTTCAGTACCATCCAATAGAATTttttgcagtgatggaaatgttctatatctgcactATCCAATGTAGCATCCACTACTCACATgtgactattgagcacttgaaatgtggcttatGCAACTGAAGAACTAAATTgtaactttatttaattttaatagttcCTGAATGACAGATACGTTTTAATGTTTTAGGTACTGTGAATCATTTCAAGATCACGTTTCCCTCTGTTGGCTCCTTGGGTCCTGGCTGGGCCTACCTGCAACTCACCCTGGCTAGCTGTGGTCTCAGCCCCTCGTCGGAGAGCTAGCTGTTCATTGTCCCGGACCACAGAGGCTGCCATCAGCCGGTGGAGTGCTTGGTCCCAAGCAGTCTCTTTTTCAGGGGGTATTGAAGGCTGTGAGCCATCCCCAAGACCCCACAGTGTCTCCAGCCCAACACCTACTTCCCAGCACATAGGTTGTTCCCCATACAGGGCCCGGATCACCACATGGCAGCGTGGCGCCTGGGGAGGCAGTGGCACCGCTGGGGGGGCCAACTCCCCATTGGGGGGCACAGCCGTGAACAAGAAGGGTGGTTCCATCAACATGTCCCAGTCCATGGGGGCTGGTGAGAGCAGGTTTCCTGGGGAGAGAAGATGGCAGGAGTGTAGGCAGTATGGTACTCTAGCCTTTACATCTCTAAGGCCTCCTTTGTGTCAGGAAGCCCAGCTCCCCGTCCAACCCTACCTGACTCATCCAGGCCCTGTCCCAGCTGTTGCCCTGGCTTGAGGCCTGGCCCTTCTGGTGCTGCACCCAGAGAGGGCTGCCAGGGGCGGCCAGGGCCTGGGTTGGCCCGGTCTGGGGGAGACGAGAGGCTTCTGCCAGCCAGTGCTGCTCTGCGTCGACGGCCCAGCACCTCAGCACTCAGGACCCCAGCCTGCATGTGGGAAGCAGGGACCACTGGTCAGAGTGCAGAGGCCCCAGCCGTCAGATACATACCCAGCTGGCCACATGCCCCTTTGCCTGGAACCCTGCATGGCCACTCACCGCCCTTAGAAGGAAGGCCAAACTTGTGGTCTACAAGGAACTCTGGTCCCTGACTCCCTCCCCAGGTTCATCTCACTTCACTCCCTATTTCCTACTTGAAGTTGTTGTCTCTGTGATTTTGTTCATGTCTTCTCCCTCTTAGCTTGGCTGACTTATTCTTCTAAACATGGCTCTAGTTCCACCTTTAGTCCCCCTGACTCTGAGCCCCTATAATCTCGTGTCCATGTGCTGTTCACGGGATgtcacacagtatcatcattatGTCTATCTCTCCAGCTAGGCTTAGTGGTAACCACTGCCCAATGTCTGGCACACAGCAGATGATAGATAAATGGTGTGTGGATGTGGACTAAATCTCACCTTGAATGGAGCTGGTAGGGGTGCAGGCAGGGGGCAAGAGCGGGAGCCTGTAGGTTCTCCCCAAGCCAGGCTGCAGCAGCCCTGCTGAGAAGGGGGATTCGGGGGAGCACTGCTCTCTGGAGAGCCAGGGCCCTGGGAACCAGGAGACTCGCTGCTGCTGGTGGAGCCTGGGCCTGGCTCAGGGCTGGCAGAGCAGTGAGTGAGCACATACTGCTCCCGGATGTATGAGGACTGGAAGATGCGGCGCCATATGGCTGTGTCAGTGGAGGGGTTGGGTCCGGGGTCTGTAGCTGGGTCTGTTAGAGCCTCAGTACCTGCTGGGAGGCAGGAGAGTAGATCCTAGCCCTGGTATCTCCCCTGCCAACCCCTCCTTCAACACAACCACTCACATACACTGGAGCACTCACTCTGTTCTGAGTCCCCAGGAGCCCATAGGCTGGACAGACGTGCTGACACAGTGCCTGTTCCCAGTGGCTCTGAGGTGGCAGTGGGCTCAGTGCCAGGGCTGGTGACAGATGGTTCCTCCTCTGGGGATGGGAACACAGAGCCACCCAAGCTCTGCCAGCCAGGCTCCTGGCCCTAGGGAGAGAGCAgtcattgaaaaaataaaattgattgtagttATACACTACCTCTTTCCAAAACATGATTTAAAATGGCTCACAGCAAGAGGCAATAAAGTTAATAAGCCAAAACTGAAAGACCAGTACTAAAGAAGGAGGAAGCAGACATAGTAACCATAAAGGTTAATAGAGCTGCTGTGGCTGAGCTTCAGGTTTGGCCCTGAGCTTCCCAGCAGCCAGACAAAAAGGGAAACGTGGTCTGTTATATAATTCTcatgattaaaaaggaaaaaacatgcTCAGTTCTTCTAGAGagataaagctttttaaaatagaaataacaacCATTTACCAGGCTCCTACTATGTTTCCTACTAAGAGCACTCTAATTACAAAAatcctctgaaaaaaaaattatttacagatgaggaaatgtgctcagagaagttgagtgacttgcctaaaatcaaacaactagtaagtggctgagctgggatttgagATTTCTTTTACACTATGCTCTACCTGTCATTGAATGTTAACAGGAAATTTGTCAGATGGTGCTTTCTATAGGGCACCGCATAAAGTAATGAGCAACAGTCTTGGTGAAaacttcacagcaaatgatgCAGCTGTTTTCTGTGGCTATGTGCTCTAGTGAATTTTGAAAAAAGCCAATGGCAGCACTTTACAGGACAACTCAGTGGAAGACTGCATGAGTAGGACAGGATATATGCACTTTGGGGGGCCCAGCATGATCTCTGGGGAGGCCTACGGGGGGCAGTACGGTCACTTGGCAGAGAAAGGCACAGGGAATGGAAGAAGGGTTTTTAGAGatgcagggacttctacaccccgCTCAGGCCTACCCCTGGTGAGCGGGGCCGGAAGCCATCCACCCTGAAGAGTGAGCAGTAACCGAGAAGGCGGTCCCCAGGGTAGAGTGCTGGGATCTCCCGGGGAGTCAGCAGCGCCTCCACAGCATCAGGCACAAACCAGTCCACAGAGATGTCGCTCAAAGCAGGCTCCAGTGCCTTCCGCAGAGCCTGCACCAACTGTGGGGAGTGACCAGAGTGGAGacgagggagagaaggaggggccACACAGCCAGCAGAACGGGAAGGTCACCCTTCCCCGATTGGCCTGGCCCCTGGATCAGGCTGGGGTCAGAGGAAGGAACGGGAACAAGCCAGGGGAACCAGTGCTTGGCCCTCAGGGCTTGGTCTGTCTCCTGGGCTGAGCCTTGCCACATGGATGAGGCAAGACTTTTCAGAGACATGGCTCAGTTCCAGGACAAAACTGACAGTCAGATTTTGGGGGTGGTCAGAGGCTGTGTCCCCACACTGTTCATCTCTTGCAACACCCAACAGCAGCACCAGCAGCTCCTGTCCCAATGGGCATCTCAGGGGAGAGGAGGGACCGGAGTGGGGAGAAGTCCTGGCCAGGGAGTCAGAAGACCCCACGGCTGGACTGGGTTCTGTTTTAGACATGATGTGTAACCTGGGAGGAGGACTTCCAGGAGGAGGGAACAGGGCCTAGGCTCAAGCTCACCAGGGGCTGCAGCCTCTCCCCAGGCCTCGGGAAGTAGGCCTGGCCCCTGCTGAGGGCAGACAGACCCTGGAGCAGCTGATGGCAGGAGGGCCCCAGCCCAAAGGAGAAGCACCTGAGGAGGTAAGGGAAGCAGTTGAGACCTTCAGGAGCTGCTTGAGGAGGGGCACCCAGTCTTGGCCACCCAGCTCTGCCCACCCCACACCTGGCTGCACCCCTGTGCCTTCTCATAAGCTCCAGGATTTGGTGGGTAGTGGCGGCCATGGGCGAGGCAGCTGTGAGCAGGAACAGTTGCCGAGGGTGGGCCTTGTGCTGGGGCTGCCCCAAGGCCCAGTCCAGCACAGCCAGGACGTCTGGGGAGCCCTCCACAGCCTGCAGGGCCTCAGTGCTCTCACAGATCAGCTGCACAGTGTCCTGGAGAGAGAAGGCACGTGCTAGGCTGCACTGGGCTGAAACATCTGCACTAGGTCCCCAAACCCCCAGGCTGCACTCACATCACTGCTAGGCCGGCTCCCTGGGAAGAGGGGCTGCACTGAGGTCCCAAACGTGGCCAGGTTGATGAGTGTCTGGGGCGGGAGAGACTTCACAGCCAAAACAATGGCATCCTGGGGAGAGCCGGGGAGGGCTGCATGAGGCAGGCCCCACAGGCACTACCTCAGGGGCTGGTGGACAGCCAGGGACAGTACAGCCTTTTCCTGGCCTCGGCTGCATGTGTAAAATGAGGAGCTGGATGAAGTAATCTGGGAGAGACCTGGGTGTGGGAGGGAGACTCTGGGTATGTGAGTGTCTGAGTGTGAAAGAGACTTCGGCGTATATGTGTGTGATTTGAGGGTGTGTGTGCGAGAAGGAAAAACTCTGGAGGTGTATGTGTCTGAGTCTCTCTGTGATTGGGCATGTGACTGAGTGTGTGACAGTATATGAGACAGCTCTTGATATCCGGGAGACACTGCATTTATGTGTGGACTGTGGGCATGGAAGAGAGACTGTGGGTGTACGTAGCTGGAGGGTTGGGGCAGGGCTGCTCTCTAAGGGATTCCCCATGTGGAGTTGCTgtccatttcctctttggaagatGGTGTTTTAAGCAACAGGATGACTTCTGGCTTGGAGAGGTTGCCCTGGCCCACCTCAGCCCCAGGCCTGCCCACGCTGCCTCCCCACAGACCTTGTGTGCAGCACTGCTGCTGTCCAACAGGAAAAGGAGCTCCCGCGTAGCCATGCCTAAGTATCCGGGCTTGGAGCTCAGGTCTGGGCAGAAGCTCAGAACCAGCACGGGGTTCAGCAGGATGTCCTTGTGGAAGCGTCGCTGCAGGAACCACACCTGAGCACAGGAGCCCCAAGTCATCCTGAGCCAGGCCAAATGCAACTCTGACCAGAGTCAGTAGTAGCATGCAGCTCTAGGACCTTTTTCTATCTGATCCAGCCAGAGGGGGCAACTTTCTTGTAACTTGAAGAAAGGCAGGGACATAGACAGATGGCTGTCCCTGCCAGTGTCAGACCTAGTCCCCGCCTTCTGAGACACATCCCAGGGGGACTCGCATGGACCCTCCTATTACAGTTCTCATCTGGCCTCTGTGCTGGAGGGTGGCAGCTGCTGAGAGGTTCTGCCCAGAGCAGAGacaccccctgcccccatccccactGTGGGCCCGCTTGCCTGGCTCCTCATGCACAAACGCAGCCAGCAGTGAGGCCAGGGGCCTGGCCAGCACCCTGTGTAGCCATACCTGCCGGTCCCCATCGCTATCCCTGCGCTGCAGCCTCTGGAAGTCCCGGCGGGCCCTCACCCGGGCCTCATACTCTGCTGGGCTCAGGCTGCCGGCCTCCAGCATCAGGTGTGGCTGGTGgggctctggggtggggtggggggagaggggggggGAGGGCGGGACACAGCTCTGATGAGGGAATTCCCGGTGTCTGGACTCCAGTTGCCCAGTCCCGCTGTCCTGGGAGGACCCTGTAAGTCCAGCCTCCCTGCACCACAACAGACCCACCCTCCCAAATGTGGCTTGGGGCCCAGAAAGCTGTACTGGGTAGTCCCAAAGCAGGTCATAGCCAACCCCTGTGTGCCCCAGTCCCTCACCACTTGGATGCAGCAGGATCTCCAAGGCCCGGTCGCAGCGGTGACCCTCTGCCAGTGTGACACAGATGGTGGCTGCAGAACTGGCGTGAGGAGGGGCATCTGCCCTCAGGGCATGGGAGGGACTCTCCAGGCCTGAGGGACACAGAGGCAGGGAGGGATGATGGTCGCCCCCACCCCAAGCCAGTACCAAGAGCACGACATCACTTTCCCAGACAACAGTGGCTCTGGACAGGGACTGTGGCTGATTAAGCTCAGCTCTTGGAGCCCGGTCTATGGGGGAGTCAGATGGACAAGAATTCATTAGCTTTCTGGAGCTAAGGGGATTTCCCAGCTTTGTTTCAGGCCGGTCAAAGGGTTACACATCAACCAGTTGCTGATTTACCATCCTCCCCTACCTCTTGCACAAAGAAAATCTACTTCATCACTTGGACTGGTCCTGTTGTAAGCCTCTCTCTTCTTATTGGTAGATGGGGTGGGATAGAAATAAATTGGTAAACCTAGTGGTGAGCATGTTGCGTAGAAGTGGTCAGGGATGCTCCCACTATTACACTGTTAGACTAGAGGATTCTAAGGGTTAGGTCCCTGTCTTCTTTTTTCCCTATGTTCCTCCTGTCCCCAAGCCTTGTATTATTTCTCAGTCATTTGCTGTGGGAGGGGCAGGGCATCTGAAGGGAGGTTCTTGTTCTGACGTGAGCAAAGCCAGGCCAGATGCACCCACCTGCCAGCAGGCATGGCCCGGTCACCAGCATCTCGAAGGAGAAGGTGTATGGGGCAGGGCAGCGGGCAGGGCCCAAGAACACGTCCCGAGGGGCAGCTGGCTCCTCCGAGGCCAGCCCTTCCTCCTGAGGGCTGCCCACCCCGAAGCAGCTGGTGGGGCTAGAAGGGAGCACGAGGAGGGTCATTGAGCCACGACAAAGGCCCCTTGCCCCTCTGGCTGAccggcccagccctgccccaccctgcacATCCCCAGACAACCTGCTAGCGCCCCCTCACCCGCACTAGACCCAGAGAAGCCGAGGGAGGGACGAAGGGAATCACCATAGGCCCAACCTGTCGTCACAGAGCCCCGGAGACCTAGGGGGCCCTGGGGGGCCTGGTGGGGCCAGTGGGGTGAGCACGGAGGGCAGGGCCACGTGCAGCACCCCATCGGGCCTTGATGGCAGCTCCCGGCTGCTGCGCAGGGTCACTGTCATGGTGCCGGCTGCGGCAATGAGGCCTGTGGGCAGCACCAGTGTGGACCGGGCCTGGGCCAGATCCAGGACGAGATGACCTATGTTGAAGGAGAAAAGGGGTCAGAGAGGACTGGAAGCAGAGGCAATAGGAGAATATAGGAGTGGGATGGGCATTGGATCTGGGGAGCCTGGGAAAGGGAACTTTGCATGGTTGGTGGGACACTGGGCTTGGTGATGCTGGATGAAGGCATGGGATGAATGATGGTGGAAGGAGACTAGTTGATAGGGAAGGATCTGGCCGTCATCAGGGAGGAAAGTGGAGATATCACTGCTAATGAGGggctgaggaagagaagaggTACTGAGACACGTCCAACCACTTCAAGGTGCTGGAGGACCCATATCCTCTGCCTGCCCCTGCCCATTCAACCTGTGTGTACCACCTTCCTAGAGGACCCTCCCTTGTGAACTGACAACTCTCCCTGGCCTGTGACCCACTCTACTCACAATTTCCCCTACTTGTGAACCTCCAGGGGCTCCCCACTGCCCAGCAGGTGTGGCTCCAGAATTTTCTACCTAAGAGGAGCTTAGGGTCAGCAACCTGTTTGGAAGCAGGCTAGAGGACATAAAGCTGTGTTTGCATCCTAAGCATACCATTTTTCtgaatgttacataaatggaatcgtaTAGTATATAACCTTCTAAATTGGCTTTTTTTCCATGTGTGTAACATTTGGAGACTGGTGGAGTTGCACGGGTCCCCATGGCTACTAAAAGAATAAAGCCCAGCTGTGTACATGGAATCCAGGCCTACCTTTCCAACCCCACTCTACCTCACTTCCCCacaataatcattttttttcactcCGTTAAGAACTACTTGCTGAATAAATGGAGGGagaaaaaatagaggaaagaaaaaaaaagatgtaaggtAAGATGAAAGAAAGGGGCTTCTCTCCCAGCCAGCTGAGGCTTGGGGATGGCCTGATACAGTGGAGAGAGCACAGGGTCAGGTTTTGAGTCTCGGTTCTGTGACTTCTAATTGTGACCTTTGCCAATTCTCTTGTTCACAGGAACCTCAGTTCCCACATTCATAAAATGGGGATTGTAATAACTATACCACATAGATTGTGGTGGGGAATAAATGAGAATGTCTGCTAAGCATGTCATACAATAATGCACAGTAAATGGCTGTTGCTATTATTTTCATCACTTATAAAAGTGGGGAGGGAACGACACTTTCATTACATACCTCTCTGGATTCAAAAGAGATGATACCAGTGACTgggctttgtaaactgtaaagcactATAAAAATGGGGCATTTTATTAACATTATCCAGTATAACCTACTTCCAAACCTTTGTTTTCACCACTGCCCCTGCCAGGCTTAATCAAGTCCTGCCCTTCTTTTCAGTCAAATGCTGACTCCACTTCCTTCTGGAACATTCCTCAGGCCTCAGCCCAGCGTTCACTCTGGCCCCTAACTACCTGATGGGCTTTTGCCAACTGTCAGCACCACTGGATTCCTGTCCTTCTGCTTATCTGGATGGTAAATC from Choloepus didactylus isolate mChoDid1 chromosome 1, mChoDid1.pri, whole genome shotgun sequence harbors:
- the VWA5B2 gene encoding LOW QUALITY PROTEIN: von Willebrand factor A domain-containing protein 5B2 (The sequence of the model RefSeq protein was modified relative to this genomic sequence to represent the inferred CDS: deleted 1 base in 1 codon); this translates as MPGLYCPSSWTPLPLTDSWVRACANGPCLSLRARLTYHNPQSQPVDGVFVYPLAEAEVVSGFEAEAAGRRVSFQLQSRRRSQAACCRALGPGLGAATPRRCAQGHLVLDLAQARSTLVLPTGLIAAAGTMTVTLRSSRELPSRPDGVLHVALPSVLTPLAPPGPPGPPRSPGLCDDSPTSCFGVGSPQEEGLASEEPAAPRDVFLGPARCPAPYTFSFEMLVTGPCLLAGLESPSHALRADAPPHASSAATICVTLAEGHRCDRALEILLHPSEPHQPHLMLEAGSLSPAEYEARVRARRDFQRLQRRDSDGDRQVWFLQRRFHKDILLNPVLVLSFCPDLSSKPGYLGMATRELLFLLDSSSAAHKDAIVLAVKSLPPQTLINLATFGTSVQPLFPGSRPSSDDTVQLICESTEALQAVEGSPDVLAVLDWALGQPQHKAHPRQLFLLTAASPMAATTHQILELMRRHRGAARCFSFGLGPSCHQLLQGLSALSRGQAYFPRPGERLQPLLVQALRKALEPALSDISVDWFVPDAVEALLTPREIPALYPGDRLLGYCSLFRVDGFRPRSPGGQEPGWQSLGGSVFPSPEEEPSVTSPGTEPTATSEPLGTGTVSARLSSLWAPGDSEQSTEALTDPATDPGPNPSTDTAIWRRIFQSSYIREQYVLTHCSASPEPGPGSTSSSESPGSQGPGSPESSAPPNPPSQQGCCSLAWGEPTGSRSCPLPAPLPAPFKAGVLSAEVLGRRRRAALAGRSLSSPPDRANPGPGRPWQPSLGAAPEGPGLKPGQQLGQGLDESGNLLSPAPMDWDMLMEPPFLFTAVPPNGELAPPAVPLPPQAPRCHVVIRALYGEQPMCWEVGVGLETLWGLGDGSQPSIPPEKETAWDQALHRLMAASVVRDNEQLALRRGAETTASQGHARRFWLRALQTSKVSSAPSCFTFPVAVDATTREALPTVLQVQSSEPADIPGTPPASQGSLDAALLPTVTYSKGPQGDSSVDAWDFGQNGNSKSGAGDLAAPTESPHPPPPHPLSRLNLSRRRVKGSDSHRPCSPNMAQARDGNLEGSYHDYLPLVRLQEAPGSFRLDAPFCAAVRIPQERLCRASPFSAHRASLSPTSASSPWALLGSAVGQGDSATASCSPSPSTGSEGPGQVDSGRGSDTEGSEGAEGPCGADLRGRTWATAVALAWLEHRCAAAFGEWELAAAKADCWLRAQHLPDGLDLAVLKAAARGLFLLLRHWDQNLQLRLLCYSPANV